Proteins encoded together in one Mus musculus strain C57BL/6J chromosome 16, GRCm38.p6 C57BL/6J window:
- the Klhl6 gene encoding kelch-like protein 6 isoform X1 produces MQVQSYIIQNFVQILNSEEFLELPVDTLYHILRSDDLCVTEEAQVFETVMSWVRHKQSERLCLLPCVLENVRLPLLDPWYFVEMVEADPLIRQCPEVFPLLQEARMYHLSGNEIISERTKPRMHEFQSEVFMIIGGCTKDERFVAEVTCLDPLRRSRLEVAKLPLTEHELESENKKWVEFACVTLKNEVYISGGKETQHDVWKYNSSINKWIQIEYLNIGRWRHKMVVLGGKVYVLGGFDGLQRINNVETYDPFHNCWSEAAPLHVHVSSFAATSHKKKLYVIGGGPNGKLATDKTQCYDPSTNKWVLKSAMPVEAKCINAVSFQDHIYVVGGAMRALYAYSPLEDSWCLVTQLSHERASCGIAPCNNKLYITGGRDEKNEVIATVLCWDPEAQKLTEECVLPRGVSHHGSVTIRKSYTHIRRVVPGAVSV; encoded by the exons ATGCAAGTCCAAAGTTACATCATTCAAAACTTTGTTCAGATTCTGAATTCCGAGGAGTTCCTTGAACTTCCTGTGGACACTTTGTACCACATCTTGAGGAGTGACGACCTGTGTGTGACTGAAGAGGCTCAGGTGTTTGAGACTGTGATGAGCTGGGTCCGGCACAAACAATCAGAACGACTCTGCCTGCTCCCTTGTGTCCTCGAGAATGTGCGTTTACCACTTCTGGATCCGTGGTACTTCGTGGAGATGGTTGAAGCAGACCCTCTTATTAGACAGTGCCCTGAAGTCTTCCCGCTGCTTCAGGAAGCCAGGATGTACCACCTTTCTGGCAATGAG ATCATTTCGGAGCGCACCAAGCCCAGGATGCATGAGTTCCAGTCTGAGGTGTTCATGATTATTGGCGGCTGTACAAAGGATGAACGATTTGTGGCAGAGGTAACCTGCCTGGACCCCCTGAGGCGCAGTCGCCTGGAGGTGGCCAAGCTCCCACTGACAGAGCATGAACTGGAGAGTGAGAATAAGAAGTGGGTGGAGTTTGCATGTGtgacattaaaaaatgaggtctaCATATCAG GTGGCAAAGAAACACAGCATGATGTTTGGAAGTACAATTCCTCCATCAACAAATGGATTCAGATCGAATATTTAAACATAGGTCGCTGGAGGCATAAGATGGTCGTATTGGGTGGCAAAGTCTATGTACTTGGGGGTTTTGATGgcttacaaagaatcaacaatgtGGAGACATATGACCCCTTCCACAACTGCTGGTCAGAG GCTGCACCCCTCCATGTCCATGTCAGTTCTTTTGCAGCTACCAGCCACAAGAAGAAGTTGTATGTCATTGGAGGAGGACCCAATGGAAAGCTTGCCACAGACAAGACTCAGTGTTATGATCCTTCCACCAATAAATGGGTTTTGAAGTCAGCCATGCCAGTAGAGGCTAAATGCATCAATGCAGTGAGTTTCCAGGATCACATCTATGTTGTTG GTGGTGCCATGAGAGCACTCTACGCTTATAGCCCTCTGGAAGACAGCTGGTGTCTGGTGACACAGCTCAGCCATGAGCGAGCCAGCTGTGGCATCGCACCCTGCAACAACAAGCTGTATATCACGGGTGGGAGGGACGAGAAGAATGAGGTCATTGCCACTGTGCTCTGCTGGGACCCTGAGGCTCAGAAGCTGACTGAGGAATGTGTGCTGCCACGAGGAGTATCACATCATGGCAGTGTTACCATCAGGAAGTCATATACTCACATCCGGAGGGTTGTCCCTGGAGCAGTGTCTGTGTGA